In the genome of Streptomyces racemochromogenes, one region contains:
- a CDS encoding EF-hand domain-containing protein, with translation MNEAELRALFAEIDTDGDGRISIVELAEGFKAEGAQGHLAEEVKKAMKADANHDGVLDFEEFRTLLK, from the coding sequence ATGAACGAGGCCGAGCTCAGGGCGCTGTTCGCCGAGATCGACACGGACGGCGACGGGCGGATCAGCATTGTCGAACTGGCTGAGGGGTTCAAGGCTGAGGGTGCCCAGGGGCACCTCGCTGAAGAGGTCAAGAAGGCCATGAAGGCCGACGCGAACCACGACGGGGTCCTCGACTTCGAAGAGTTCCGCACCCTTCTGAAGTAG